Genomic DNA from Setaria italica strain Yugu1 chromosome V, Setaria_italica_v2.0, whole genome shotgun sequence:
AGCTGGGTTGGAGTAGCATTTGCACTACACCACTAGTTTATGCAAAATTGAGAAAGAGGGGACAAAAGCACGGACGGCtaagctgctgcctgctggaaCGAGAAATTCCGAGCcgtcgaaaccgaatgccccGTCTTGGACGGAATCGGACCGATTCTTGGCCACTTTCTCGCCATTCTCATGTGACCTTTTTTATGTCAGCAATTTGACAGCGAATTCGGTGTCGCAGAGGAGAATGTGCGTCTCCTCGAGTTGTCGAAAGCCCCGGCCGATGGGGACAAATTGTCCTGTAATCCGGTCTTGAACCAGGTGCCTGATTCACCAATTGGAGGAGATTTTGGAAGTAAACAAAGACCAATTGGGACAGCGCCAAATGCCAACGCCGTGGAACCCAAGGCGGGACGAGGAGGCCGGTGTAAATTCGTTTTGGTTTGTGCTGAATTTTCTCCGCGAATTGCGCCAAAATTCACCGTGACAGGCAAAGAACTGGATCGAGTTGGTCGGCGCACGTCGCACGGGGGGTGCAAAGACTTTCTTGCCTCCTTTTGATCCAATCCAAGGGCTATCCGTCACGCGTGAACTGAGACgactttggagtttggaccgGGTGAGAAGAAGATGGATAAGGAGACTTTGGAAGGAGGCAACAACTTTGAGTATGGATCCTCTAATCCTGCTGGCTTGCGTTAGTAAAGACCAAAATTGCATGGAGAGTTGGGCATCCTGGATGCTTCCATTTTGTGAGCTAACAAGTAACAAATGCAAGTTGGGAGGAGGATAGATCATATAGTTGGCACTGCTGGTATGTTGATGGACTTCCGTTGCATCAGAAGCCTTGCCTTGCCattgttttcttgttttctgAAAAACATGTTGAGCTAGATTTGCACCACGAAGCGCACAGGTCTAGTCCATACCCATGTCAAACTTGTCCTGCTGTGCTCTTTAGTGTTGCGTTATGGCAAATTTGACCTGCATGCCGTACAAAAGCATGATTTTTTCGTTTTCTCATAATAGGACTCGTACGGTGCTTTGATTCCGATCCACATGGCAAAGGTTGTAGCAAATTTTAACTTTCCTTTCATGCTTTGGAGTTTGGAGAGGTAATACTGATGATTTTTATTTTGCGGTCGATGAACAGCTCCCAAGTAACGAAACTACCCCAGTTGTATAGCAGgcatctgttggaggtatgacctagaggcaatcatagagatgatgatattccatttggatccatgatttatattgtgttccttgaatatccattaaaggctacttgaattgatttgcaattatatgaattgtgtgtgaaactctttacttgttgtccctagtcagagttcatgtgaggacacacatgaatattagactagcacatgtattagttgatgactatgtttcacaagtcatggacatggagatgttgaactaataatgtgggcacatgtggagacatgtgataggactgacccaacacgagaagtagttctccctttaaacaacatatacgctttgtccttagacctgagattgtcgcatgtattcaagatgtggatcgacctacttaggggctatcaaacgctacgccgtaacaaggtagttataaaggtagctttcaggtttgtcaagaagcatgctatgagacatggtcaatcaagatgggatttgcccctctctgattgagagtgatatctctgggctcctcgagtgatcggatccgaaaatgcatggccatgctacgtacggttaagagttagcctacaaagggattccgaatcataggatccagaaagagcggtcggctcgaagctagactaaatatcgtgaggcaaagggaatagcatgtatataatgttgtgatggttcgtctgatatgatctttgtgtgcgtataggagttggcacgtcttgctagaggccgctaccgactattgggccgagtaggagtacccgggccatgtctatacgtatccgaacccatagggtcacacacttaaggggctggaagcccaattcggatgtgatccgagttggattaggtttagaagtactaatgggcctcgaacccagaggtcCGTTAGGAatctctataaatagaagggtgggggcgccctagggttcacacctttttggcgaaacacatctgccgcgcctcccacgccctcgcctgttgcaactcacggatctagcagtccggcttgcgacgcttcctccctgcacgtgtggatatcttggaggtgttgcacctgcagcacttggacgagccgccgacgagccatgacgagccgacgacgagcagcggcacgagggcgatcttgctgcacgtggacgagctgctgaggagctgttggacgttgacgtgatcgactacgtacgactacgttgatcgtcttcgctgcatcgacgcaaatctacatcttccgcaccagtagtgcgtcgagtggtaatcccgtgatccttatacagcagttcttcCTGATTTTACGCGGtataaattttgatttgcactagtgtagcctacctcgtatcccaacagcatcGACCTATTTGGATCGAGCGCCGCACAGATATTGTTGGTGCCTTTGTTCACGGGGAATAGCTACTGCCTACTAGTGGAGCCGATTATTCCGCCGTGCCTCCTTTTCCGGGTGCTTCTCACCACTTCACTTGAATGGAAGAACAGCCATGTTGTTGCCGGCTGTTTGCCTGCTCTCTTTTGCAAGCAACTGACTGCTAAAAGGCCACGATTGGGAATGCCCCTGGCCTGGTTGACCTACCAAAAGAATCTAAACGGCATGCAATAGATTAAAGGCGAGCGTCACTTTACTTTCTAGCCAAGGAGTTTGCAACGGCATGCAATAGATTAAAGGATTAAAAAagaggggggtgggggggggggcggcggcgggcgtctTGGCCGTCAAAGCAACGGCTCACATTCTTTCCTCATGGGCGAATAGATTCCGTCCCAATAGTGAGAATGCTGAGCTGAAACTTGCGGGGAAAAACAGAGAAGGGTAGAAAGGCGATGAACTCGAGCACCTTAGCAGCTACCGCTACCTGCTACAACAACAAGATAATGTGCTCTCGCAccagaaacaaaaacaaaagataaAACGGAGAGAAACATCACCATGACACACAAAATCAAGCCAACACAATGCGCGAGCACAATGCACCACTGGCAGTACTACAACTGGGCAAAGGTTATTTACCAAATGTTCACGGAACGATCATCCAGCACAATATACATGGAGCTCCACGTTTGATCTTTACAAGCTTTAGCGCAAACACGAAGCGCCATTGTCGTCACCATCCACCATCTTGCCACCTAGGTTAGAAGGTATGCTTATCACTTGTACATGACTGTTGTTAGGGCCTGGAAAGTGGGCACCTTTGCCCTGGTGCTAGAACAGGGTGTACATGGGGTACGCTATGTCGACCTGTGGACAGTTCATTCCAGAATCTGTGTTTCCATCAGTCCAGCTACCATGAGGGCTTGGCATTGTCGGCTGTTGGAGCAATGTGCCCGCCATACCACCTCTCATGCCTGATGTTGTCCTCTGGCAAAATGTATCATATCCCCCAGTGAACATGTAGCTACCGGTGGTTCCATCCCAATACTCAGGCTTATGATGTGGAGGATAAGGTGACAAGCGAGGTTGATTCGACCAACCAGGGAAGAAGGTACCTTGAAACTGTGCATGTCTCTGGTTGGTATCAGTTGAACGTGAAGAGGTTGTCACGTTTAGATTATTTGTGACATCAGCATCATCTTTCAGGCAATCTGTAGCCCAGCTAGGGAGATCTTGTTGATCTGTAATACCACAAGAATCTTGTACCAGGGCACCAGATGCGGGGCATAGTCCAGAGCAAGCAGGGGAGCTCACATATACAAATTTGTCCGAATCAGAAATGTGATGAGGCTTCTCAAATCCAGGAGGACAAGCCtgcctctttctttcttttctatcTGGTGCTGCTACATCAGTGGATGATACTGCACTGACTGGTCTTGATAACGTAGTGCTATCTGAACAATGAGATGGAACTATATCACCTGACCGAACCATTTGCCTGTTGTAGAAGCTTTCATGCCCTCCTTGTGCTGAATCTTGTTGTTTGCCATCAGTCGAAGGTAGCTGCTTATTAAGAGTGCTGTGGCAGAGACTTGCTCTTGTTATACCAGTATTAGAAGTAGGTGCATCTTGTTGATTTACCAGCTGCAATTGATTTCGTGATGCCAACTTGCGCTTCAAATCTGAAAGATTATTGGGCCCAGCTGTAGCTTCAGACTTGGCATTAGATGTAGAAAGATTGCTGGGCACAGGTCTGCTACTCATACTCTGCACTGCAGTTGATCTGTGTGATGCCGTGCTCTCTGAAAGCTGCTTATGATTTCCTGGGACTAGCTTTTCAATGATATCTGGACATCCATTCTTTTTCTCTGCTCCAGCATGAGATTTGACAGTAGCTGAAGCCTGCTGTGAGAGTTGCTCTAGGCTCTGGGAAACTAAATGACTTCTAGGAAGTGTAACGCGATCGCTGTGCTCAGTTTTTACCAAAGCAAGTTTTGTGGAACTTGAAGTGCCATTACTGATTTGTCCTGTTGCTTTAGGCCTGCCAAGTACAGTAAAACGCCGACTTGGTACAACTTGTCCTTGTGAAACTACATTGGAATACTGTGGCTTTTGCTGCGAAGTGTCAGATGTTCCATTTTCTGCTGAGGTCGTTTGCTTGGAATTTGAAGTGTCATTTCCTAACTGTGAAGATGCTTCAGATTTATCATTATTGGAGTCCAACTGCTCATTAAGGTGGCCTTTTGATCCTTGTGAAACTAAACTCATATTCGATGAGCTCTCCAATGAAGTGCCCTCAATAGGCCTACATGGATGCTGCATATGCTGTACTGATGTCGTACTTGAACGGCTACGCCCTCCAGGTGGTATATATTTTTGAGATTTGGGGTCAGACAAATTTTGCTGATTATTGTGTATGCTCTCATGGTAATTGCTTTGATGAATAACCGCACTTGCAGTAGATGATGGACTCCCAGAAGAAATGCTTGAGTCCCTGCAACACAAAAAAGAAGGGTGGTTCCACATCAGTGAAGGACTGAAGGTTAATATACATCAGGATCTGGCGGTCTGGCCCTAGCAACAAAATTATTTACCGTGAAGTGGTGGCTGGTGGTAAACAAGTATTCCTGTTAGCACCATTAGGTAGTAATCTTTCAGCATTGATGCAAATCTTTGCATAAAAGGACTCAGAGTTAGTACCATGATGGGCAAGTAATACATGCAAACTATAAAAAACACATTCCTTTACCTTTGCAACAAAATCATAAAAGTCATATCAAAACATAAGAAGATAAGTTTTACTTGATTATATCAAACCAAATGAGATTCTTACATCTTTGGAGATTCCACTACAAGTTGAAGTTCTTGAACTGCTGTCACCTGGAGGGGGTAAAGTACGTCCTGAGCGATGTTGGGGACCCTTGGCATCCATTCCCATCAAACGCTGCAGCCTAATCATAAGAAGAAACAAAGgacattaaaaaaatatgggGATGGTtcctataaatatatatatcatGTGCCCCTAAGGTGCCTGGCAATCCTATCTACGCAACCTCACATCTAACAAGCCAAATGGAGCATGGCAGCATTGAATATAGATATGAATTTGCACTACAAGGTTCAGCTAATTATGCTACATGGAAGAATTGAAGTAAACTTCCGTGAATGAACATGCTAACTGCAGCATCAGGAGGTGCCAAGGCAACACAAATCTCCTTGGTCCGATTTATCCACAGCTGTGGCACAGATAATCTTTTGTAGTTCTACATGTTCAGCTAGTTATCTAACTCATCCTTATTCTCAGTTGGCCCCAGCAAAATATTTATAATACAAATAAGATATCATGGAACTAATAGAGGTTTATCAAAGTTTAACATTGTAAAACATGATGGACATTTATGCAATAAGTGCTGTCCAAGCCTGTAAGTCTGGAACCTAACCAGCATGCAGATAATCCAGGACTGCAAGAACCGGAGTCAACATCAAACAGCTAAAGAACCCTTTCTCTTCTATTTGTTTTGCTTTAGTTTGAGCTAGGGCCAGAATCACACGTGGGACTTAATGGTTTACATTCACCTTACTTTTAATGCCTGCTGCTTTTACACACCCTTATGAAATATAAAGGTGTCATTGCACCAGGTGCCCTATTATCCATATTAAGAAACGACAAAAGTGCATCTTAAGACATTAGAATCTTCTGGTGCCCAGCAAATAAATGTTGCTTGTTCCGATTTATTTATATGAGTACTTGCAACTAATCAGCACTTTCCATTTATAATGCATCGCAACCATCTCAGTCCCCATTGTTGAATCCAAGGGCCCAGATTTGTACTTTGTCCTGATACTAATTACTATGGTAAGCGCCCCCCcgccccaccccccacccccaaaaaaaagaaagaaagcaaaagaaaaaaaacacaacaaaacaaaacatgcTCTTCTAGTAAGGCAGTAACTAATAGTTACTTGGTTGTAACATGCACAGCATCCGAAACAAGCTTGAAGGTGCCATAATCAGCAAAGGCATGACCATAATCACCAGGTTCGCGAATTGAGGATCGGGGACGACCGGGGTCGACATCCCTGTTCCAACAGTTTCGCGTTGCAATTTATGATGGGACGAGAAAGTTTGGCTAACCTGTTTTTGCTGCCAAATGGTGCAAGGTGCCGCAGTCAGCCACCATTATTTTGCTGGCGGCACAGAGCAGAGAGAGAACaggggaggaaggagatgatggtGGCTGCAGCTGCGTGCATCAACTACAGAGTTCAGGACTTAGGGTTATGTTAGATGAATATTGGGCTGTTTGGGCCAGCATTCGGCAGCCCAAGTAATATTTTCTCTTTGCTTTAATTGCCTTTGTCCAGGCCAGCATTCAGAAGCCCATTtgaccttttctttctttcttttccttttaatTTTGCTTTTATTACTTTGTATTGCCATGCTAGCTCATGTGCATCTCTAATTTATGACATAAAGGAGCTCAATGACCCGTGTCATCGACCTTGGCCATCGACCCAGATTAATCGGGTCATTCGTTCCAAACTACTCCCCCCTTCGACCCACATTTTTAGACACCCTAGACCCTCGACCCCAACCCCGACCCACGTCCCGAGAACTTTGTGACTACGGGCATGACCGTGTGATGTAAGAGTAGTGAGCAGATGGAACAAGTGGGCCCTGCATGGCAGAGTAGCATTTGGTGACAGAAAGACAAGCGTTTGTATCATTGAACCAGACATAAAATTACATTAAAACCAAAATAAAGACTTGCAGATCAGGAAGAACAATTCTTCCTCTGCTCTATCTATCTCTCAGTTCCTCTGTTGATTGCTCACATATCGGTGAGAGATCACTGGTGGCCAGAGGTTCACTATTGTTTCTTACTTATTCTCCATCAATGCGGATTCACATCGACTAGTACATGATAAAATTGTAGTATAAAAATATGTACCTTGCACACACCACAGAAACATCATCTTTGGTACAAATATCTTCTGCTGAGGCTTTATGATGCACATACGAACAGTTTGCTTTATAGCAAACCTGAGGCAAGGCACAGCCAATTATCAGAAAAGAAGAAACAGATGATTGCAGGGAACTGAATATATAATACATACCCTATTGCTTAGCCAGATATGGCAATATCTTGTGACACCAAAAGTTGCCCTACATGATCAGCATATAAATAGTAAGCCATACAGTTACAATAAGACAAATAATAAGATGGATGGTGTTAAGTTCAAGTCAAATTGTAGTATATTTAGAGCCCAACTTACTTTAAAGGTCTACCATCCAAGATGTAGCCATTAACTGCCTGTATGCATCTGACAGCCTCCTCTTCTCTTGCAAATGTAACATATCTAAAGGGATGCAAGCAAAGAATTACACAACAAATAAGCATCTGGCCTCAAACATAACACAAATAATTAAGCTTGATAAGAGTAACCGCTGTTCAATAGAAAATGCATCCAGTAGGAGCCAACAATATAATTAAGTAAAATTGGAACGGCAATCCCTGCTGCAAAATCATATATAATATTCTAATGTCACAAACAAAGGTGGATTGTCCATGTCACTAGAAAGTGGAAGGGTGTGTAAGCAAATTTGGAATGATCAAGGCATATTTTCCAAAGCGTGCAACTTTGGTTTGTAGCTCTTAGCTGCAAAGATAGGAAGAATGCTGTCTATATGTTTACGATCACATTACTGATCTGAACTTTCTATATCCAAATGACTTACACGCGGCCAGAATCAGGAATTTGTTGGTTAGCTCCAATATTATCAATGATAATGTTTTCTATCTTCCCATACTGTCCAAGGAAATTCTTCTGTCTCAACAACTGCGTGAATAGCATACAGTTAGCATTTATCTCACGTGCATTGTAAGATCTtacacgggggggggggggggggggggggggggggggggtaaaccACACccttcttttccattttttgaaaaaaaaatttctctTCTTGGGGGGGAAAATAGTTGGggaacacaaaaaaaaaaaaaagttccccTTGTATCACACGGACATTATTTGGATCTTTTGGTTCTGACTGTCCCAACTGACCCTTTGCAGATGTTTGCTTATGAGACTTGGTTCGTTCTTTTTGATAGTTTGCCTTATCAGCACAAAGTTCCTTTAATCTGGCATTGGGGAAAATGAAGAGAAAATTCAAGTAAATTAAATATTATTTCATTTTAAAATAAGAAATTTCATAAATTACAATTTCAAGATTTGAAAATGACCATAAGGTGAAGAATGGATTTTTAGTGACAAAACACTGAAATTTAGAGATAAAGTACATGCATTTGGTTCCTGGCGCTTGTCTCCAGGATCCTATCCTTGTCATATACAGAACGGCATCCAGGGCACCTCCCACCAGATTCATCCTTCTGGTCCATTCCCATTATTCGATGCCAACAGTACAGACATATCTACAAAGAAAATGATGTATTATAAATATGCCAACCTAACATATACATTAAACCCACAAGGAAAGACATCGTTTGAGCTGTGCGTATTTTACTAAACCATGATTTAAAATACAGTATTGAATCATGAAGGTAGAAATGCAGCAAGCATTTCATTTCAGTCAATGCATTGTGTTATCTAAAAAAGGTTGCCACAGATACTCTGCACTGCTACAGCAGTGCAGCTGATGTTTAGACTATTATTATTGAATCCTGAAACATATTGCATCTATTTACTAAACATGAGCAACATTGACAGCCCCTGGTTTTTccatattttcaaaaataaaataaagtccACTGATCATAAAGAGAACATACAACTGCAGGTATTTGTTACCATTTTAGCATGATATAGTTTTATGATTGCTGAGAAGAGTCTTAGCAATCAGAAGGTATTGAATACATGCAGATAAAGAATGAAGACAagtagaaaaaaattgaaaacaaaTTGCTTGCACGCTAAAATGATACTCAAGCAATGGAAATTTACCTCATATCCACATTTACAAGGCTTTAGTTGTTTATCTGTCAAATCCAAAGGGTCCATGCAAAGTGGACATTTGTCATTAGTTTGGGTGCTCATGGTGACTCCACCCTTAAAGAAGCAAGAAAACTGAAAATAGAAGAAGGGTTAGGGTTATCTTACCAGAAAATAATACGATATAAGAATGTACAGTTTCAGAACATTATTAATCTAAATAATGGCATCACAGAAATGTTGCAAAAAGATGTAGGCCAGTCGACACACACAATGCATCAACCACTTCAGTATTAAAGCATCTCCAGCTTTCTTTCAGGTACAGGAAAACGAATTGTTAAGCACAGCACAAGCTTATATCCAAATAAGCTTGGAAGGTCAGGTTCGAAAAGACAAAAATGTCAAATAACAAGAATCATAAGTGTAATTTGGTGAATAAACATGCGAGGATCCCCTAGTAAAGTTTTGCTACAAGTATGCAAATTTAAACAAAGAATATGATAGCACAGCTTTTATGGAGACTAAATAATTAAAGCCAGGCATGACTTCAATATGGCATAAACTTTCAGTTCCACCAAGACGTGCTCTTTTTCCATTTATAACAGTATCAAAATATCCGATGAGTAAGTTTTGTATACACAAATTGGCACGTTCCATAAACGAAAGCATGTGAGCCATACTAGATTTGAACAGCTTGTTATCCTCAGTTGGGCAAATGATTGCACTTATTCACCTATTGCTTGCTTGTACAACGCATGAAACATTTTGTTCGAAGCAAAAGATATAGTCTGGAATGCTGAAAGTTAGCAAGTTGTTGCACTGTTAGAATCAACCATCACTTTGCCTAGACTTGACGTGATCATTATCATGCTAAGAAAAATCTATCGCTACACATCCTTTCATCAACAAATTAAAGCAACAATTTCTACTATGTACCAAAACAGGACTCCCACTACGCATCATCTACCTATTAATGGCAGCGCAACCTTCCTTTCAGTTCATGAACTCGAGAAGCCTGAAGGAAAGATGCACCAGGCTACATCATCATGATTCATGTGTGCAGTACTTTCCCTCTCTCCGTATCTCCTCTACAGCTCATTAAGTTCCAGAGCATTGCAAACTGCACTGACAAAAACTGCAGCATGCTGATCTCTTCCTAATAATTCAGGGGTCCACATGCAAATCCTCGACTTTGAGAGGTGCATGCAGCAAAAGTAAACCCAAAACCAGGTTAAAATCTAATGCTCTCTTATCCAGATAGATCATAATGCAAGTTTAATGACAAAAACCAACTAATCCCGTACTTGATAAATTAATTAGTCTTCAATACTCAGAGTCAAAGCCTAGAGTAAAAAGGAATAGCACAGTGACCTCGTGACCATTCCCACTAAAACCCCACCCCAAATACCAAAACCCCATAGAATCGAGGAATACTTTTTTTCTGCGATGCATCAAATTGCTGgtaaagccaaaaaaaaaagaattaactCCAAACGCGCCTCAATACGCAGTATTGTGCAACCCAAAACCGACCCTCGTACTAGCCCCAATAATCAACAAGTTACCGAAAATCGCCGCCAAAACATCCCACATTCCACCGCAACCAAGCCCCAGGAATGATCGCGGCCAACCGCCGATTTCAACATTAAAGCGCACCCAAACCAATCGGGGAAAAAACCCACAAAAATTTTCACCAAAACCCCCGCCACAACAAAGCCCTAGAGAAATCCATCACCGGGCAATGCTGGAGAACAGCAGCCTGCGGCTAACACGCACCAAAGCACCGAGAAATCGCGGCCGAATGCCCCCCATAACCCCACATTGCCAGAATCGGAAAGCCCTAGCGCGAGGCGGAACGGGGGTTTGCGATCGGAGATTGGAGCGGGTGGGTGGGGAACTCACGTCGGAGGAGCGGAGGCGATCGgagtcgccggccgcctcgggATTAGGGTTTCGAGCTCCCCGCGTCGTCTCCCTCCAGAGACTCgctcctcccccttctctctctctctctctcctccgccgcgccccccTTCGCAGCCGTCGCCTAAAAACTGAAGAGAAGAGCTTTCGCGTCCTGCCCctcctttttgtttttctctCGGGGCCAAAACGAgtctccaaattttttttctgaTGAAGTCCAAAGAGAAGCGAGGTCTTTAATAATTGGCACCCGCGGACCTACAGCCATCAGAGATACGTGGCCCCTCCGTTGCGAAGCCGCCACGTGGACCCCGATGACGCGTGGGGTCACCACGCAGTGACTCGGGGTGGAACAGCCTCCAGCGTGGCGGTGCGGCCCGTCAGGTCTTTTCTTGTTCTCTGACGCGGCCGTGTACTTTTGGGCTAGGCGCATTTCTTCATGCCATCTTCACGCG
This window encodes:
- the LOC101766387 gene encoding uncharacterized protein LOC101766387, yielding MEKKGVLLRQKNFLGQYGKIENIIIDNIGANQQIPDSGRVYVTFAREEEAVRCIQAVNGYILDGRPLKATFGVTRYCHIWLSNRVCYKANCSYVHHKASAEDICTKDDVSVVCARLQRLMGMDAKGPQHRSGRTLPPPGDSSSRTSTCSGISKDICINAERLLPNGANRNTCLPPATTSRDSSISSGSPSSTASAVIHQSNYHESIHNNQQNLSDPKSQKYIPPGGRSRSSTTSVQHMQHPCRPIEGTSLESSSNMSLVSQGSKGHLNEQLDSNNDKSEASSQLGNDTSNSKQTTSAENGTSDTSQQKPQYSNVVSQGQVVPSRRFTVLGRPKATGQISNGTSSSTKLALVKTEHSDRVTLPRSHLVSQSLEQLSQQASATVKSHAGAEKKNGCPDIIEKLVPGNHKQLSESTASHRSTAVQSMSSRPVPSNLSTSNAKSEATAGPNNLSDLKRKLASRNQLQLVNQQDAPTSNTGITRASLCHSTLNKQLPSTDGKQQDSAQGGHESFYNRQMVRSGDIVPSHCSDSTTLSRPVSAVSSTDVAAPDRKERKRQACPPGFEKPHHISDSDKFVYVSSPACSGLCPASGALVQDSCGITDQQDLPSWATDCLKDDADVTNNLNVTTSSRSTDTNQRHAQFQGTFFPGWSNQPRLSPYPPHHKPEYWDGTTGSYMFTGGYDTFCQRTTSGMRGGMAGTLLQQPTMPSPHGSWTDGNTDSGMNCPQVDIAYPMYTLF